A portion of the Stigmatella aurantiaca DW4/3-1 genome contains these proteins:
- a CDS encoding efflux RND transporter periplasmic adaptor subunit, with product MSGWARTVALGLSLVGIGGWANPVPVRSGSVPRLGDTPPALVVDDGVSRAGATGPFLGVIIPQDSADLSPRFESQLQEMDVEVGDTVQKGQVLARLDTRSLQQNLSAARATLQAAQAEVQAASLALSEARVKRKRYNTPRSLALGVYSQEELDGLRYRESTALARLESAQAQARERKAQVAELEQNLQEATLTAPFEGVIAARLIGPGSRVAAGQPVLRLLGRRGWKVRFALPEGAARQLYEGAPVQLWVVQQGASLTGTVESIAPEVDTAARLVFAIATFNQPPADNVSTGQVVHVRAEAPLPLGKDKAQAASARGAAP from the coding sequence ATGAGCGGGTGGGCAAGGACGGTGGCCCTCGGGCTGAGCCTCGTGGGCATAGGGGGATGGGCAAACCCGGTACCCGTGCGCTCCGGATCCGTCCCCCGCCTGGGTGACACGCCGCCCGCCCTGGTGGTGGACGACGGCGTCTCCCGGGCGGGGGCCACCGGCCCCTTCCTGGGAGTCATCATTCCCCAGGATTCCGCCGATCTGAGCCCCCGCTTCGAGTCCCAACTCCAGGAGATGGACGTCGAGGTGGGTGACACCGTCCAGAAGGGACAGGTGCTGGCGCGGCTCGACACCCGCTCCCTGCAGCAGAATCTCAGCGCCGCGCGCGCCACGCTCCAGGCGGCCCAGGCCGAGGTTCAAGCCGCTTCGCTCGCGCTCTCCGAGGCCCGCGTCAAGAGGAAGCGCTACAACACCCCGCGTTCCCTCGCGCTGGGCGTCTACTCGCAGGAGGAGTTGGACGGCCTCCGCTACCGGGAGAGCACCGCCCTGGCCCGCCTGGAGTCCGCGCAGGCGCAGGCACGCGAGCGGAAGGCCCAAGTGGCCGAACTGGAACAGAACCTCCAGGAGGCCACGCTGACCGCCCCCTTCGAGGGCGTCATCGCCGCCCGCCTCATCGGCCCCGGCTCACGCGTGGCCGCGGGACAACCGGTTCTCCGGCTGCTCGGAAGGAGAGGCTGGAAGGTCCGGTTCGCCTTGCCGGAAGGTGCGGCCCGCCAGCTTTACGAGGGCGCTCCGGTCCAGCTGTGGGTGGTTCAACAGGGCGCTTCGCTCACCGGTACCGTGGAGAGCATCGCCCCCGAGGTGGACACCGCGGCCCGCCTGGTCTTCGCCATCGCGACCTTCAACCAACCCCCTGCGGACAATGTCTCCACGGGCCAGGTGGTGCACGTCCGCGCCGAGGCCCCGCTCCCACTGGGGAAGGATAAGGCCCAGGCCGCTTCTGCCCGGGGGGCCGCACCATGA
- a CDS encoding mechanosensitive ion channel family protein, with amino-acid sequence MEALLAQLQSLALAEAVPFLLKLCGALALWFIGRTVISGFQRVLNLTMQRRKVDATLIRYIESLFSSALTILLLLSLLGLIGIETTSFAALLAAAGIAIGSAWAGLLSNFAAGVFLLVLRPFRVGEEINAGGVTGLVQEIGLFVTAIDTPDNLRIVVGNSNLLGDNITNYTHHAQRQITLKIPLVHGIDLPAFKGLLEAQVATLPEVLPQPPISIEIAEFTVQGPVLAVQAWCTPRNAGAVMNGMTRVTQESLTTVGYIPPFQANWNVAKAG; translated from the coding sequence TTGGAAGCTCTCCTTGCCCAACTCCAGAGCCTCGCGCTCGCGGAGGCCGTCCCCTTCCTGCTCAAGCTCTGTGGGGCGCTCGCCCTCTGGTTCATCGGCCGCACCGTCATCAGCGGCTTCCAGCGCGTGCTGAACCTCACGATGCAGCGGCGCAAGGTCGACGCCACGCTGATCCGCTACATCGAGTCACTTTTCTCGAGCGCTCTCACCATCCTCCTGCTGCTCTCGCTGCTGGGGCTGATCGGCATCGAGACGACCTCGTTCGCCGCCCTGCTGGCCGCGGCGGGCATCGCCATTGGCTCCGCTTGGGCGGGACTGCTCTCCAACTTCGCCGCGGGGGTCTTCCTGCTCGTGCTGCGGCCCTTCCGGGTGGGCGAGGAGATCAACGCGGGCGGGGTCACCGGCCTCGTGCAGGAGATCGGCCTGTTCGTCACCGCCATCGACACGCCCGACAACCTGCGCATCGTCGTCGGCAACAGCAACCTGCTGGGTGACAACATCACCAACTACACCCACCATGCCCAGCGGCAGATCACCCTCAAGATTCCCCTGGTCCATGGAATCGATCTCCCCGCGTTCAAGGGCTTGCTGGAGGCCCAGGTGGCCACCCTCCCCGAGGTGCTGCCGCAGCCGCCCATCTCCATCGAGATCGCCGAATTCACCGTGCAGGGGCCCGTGCTCGCGGTGCAAGCGTGGTGTACGCCTCGCAACGCCGGCGCGGTGATGAACGGCATGACCCGCGTCACCCAGGAGTCTCTCACCACCGTGGGATACATTCCTCCCTTCCAAGCGAACTGGAACGTCGCCAAGGCGGGCTGA
- a CDS encoding secondary thiamine-phosphate synthase enzyme YjbQ gives MKTLTEYLWFETKARRELVRLTDNVAALVRKSGIQEGMVLVSAMHITAGVFVNDDESGLHEDIWEWLQGLAPQGPDYRHHRTGEDNGDAHLKSLLVHHQVIIPVTAGKLDLGPWQQVFYAEFDGQRRKRVILKVMGE, from the coding sequence ATGAAGACCCTCACCGAATATCTCTGGTTCGAGACGAAGGCGCGGCGTGAGCTCGTCCGGCTCACGGACAACGTCGCGGCCCTGGTGCGCAAGAGTGGCATCCAGGAGGGCATGGTGCTCGTCTCCGCCATGCACATCACCGCGGGCGTTTTCGTGAATGACGACGAGTCCGGGCTCCATGAGGACATCTGGGAGTGGCTCCAGGGGCTCGCCCCGCAGGGGCCGGACTACCGCCACCACCGCACCGGCGAGGACAACGGGGATGCCCACCTCAAGTCCCTGCTCGTTCACCACCAAGTCATCATCCCCGTGACCGCCGGGAAGCTGGACCTGGGGCCCTGGCAGCAGGTGTTCTACGCCGAGTTCGATGGCCAGCGCCGCAAGCGCGTCATCCTCAAGGTGATGGGCGAGTGA
- a CDS encoding long-chain-fatty-acid--CoA ligase, whose translation MDKLWLKHYPPGVPAEIDDRQYPSLPHLLEESFGKFAGRPAFKCMGHVITYRELDVLSRQVGAWLQARGLPRGAAVAIMMPNVLQYPVCIAAILRAGYVVVNINPLYTPRELEHQLKDSGAEALFILENFAITFQQVLERTPVKHVVVAAMGDLLGFLKGTLVNTVVRKIKKLVPAFHLPQAVPFKRVLEEGKALTLTPVQMSRDDVAFLQYTGGTTGVVKGATLLHRNVIANLLQVDAWIQPTLQRKKIEQVNIVCALPMYHIFALTVCGLMGMRMGAMNILIPNPRDIPGFIKTLSQQPFHILPAVNTLYNALVNHPNFRHLDFSHLLIANGGGMAVQKAVAEKWFAVTRVPLIEGYGLSETSPVATSNLCDATEYSGTIGLPVPSTEIAIRDDDGKDVPLGQPGEICIRGPQVMAGYWNRPDETAKVMMPDGFFKSGDVGVMDERGHTRIVDRKKDMVLVSGFNVYPNEVEGVVAMHPGVLEVAAVGVPDAHSGEAVKLFVVKKDPSLTEAQVLEFCRGQLTGYKRPKSVEFRAELPKSNVGKILRRELRGPPAVG comes from the coding sequence ATGGACAAGCTCTGGCTCAAGCACTACCCCCCTGGAGTGCCTGCGGAAATCGATGACCGTCAGTATCCGTCGCTGCCCCACTTGTTGGAGGAGTCCTTCGGCAAGTTCGCCGGGCGCCCCGCCTTCAAGTGCATGGGCCACGTCATCACCTACCGGGAGCTCGATGTGCTGTCGCGCCAGGTGGGGGCGTGGTTGCAAGCGCGGGGGCTGCCGCGCGGCGCGGCCGTCGCCATCATGATGCCCAATGTGTTGCAGTATCCGGTGTGTATCGCCGCGATCCTGCGGGCGGGCTACGTGGTGGTGAACATCAACCCGCTCTACACCCCCCGCGAGCTGGAGCACCAGCTCAAGGACAGTGGGGCCGAGGCCCTGTTCATCCTGGAGAACTTCGCCATCACCTTTCAACAGGTGCTCGAGCGCACCCCCGTCAAGCACGTGGTGGTCGCCGCGATGGGCGACCTGCTGGGCTTTCTGAAGGGCACCCTCGTCAACACCGTGGTGCGAAAGATCAAGAAGCTGGTGCCCGCCTTCCACCTGCCCCAGGCCGTGCCGTTCAAGCGGGTGCTGGAGGAGGGGAAAGCCCTGACGCTCACCCCCGTGCAGATGTCACGGGATGATGTGGCGTTCCTTCAGTACACCGGCGGCACCACGGGGGTGGTGAAGGGGGCCACGCTGTTGCACCGCAATGTGATTGCCAATCTGTTGCAGGTGGATGCCTGGATCCAGCCGACTTTGCAGCGCAAAAAGATTGAGCAGGTCAACATCGTCTGTGCGCTGCCGATGTATCACATCTTCGCGCTCACCGTTTGTGGGCTGATGGGCATGCGCATGGGGGCGATGAACATTCTCATCCCCAACCCTCGCGACATTCCGGGGTTCATCAAGACGTTGTCCCAGCAGCCGTTTCACATCCTGCCGGCGGTCAACACCCTCTACAACGCGTTGGTCAACCACCCCAACTTCCGCCACCTCGACTTCTCTCATTTGTTGATCGCCAACGGCGGAGGCATGGCCGTGCAGAAGGCGGTCGCCGAGAAGTGGTTTGCCGTGACCCGCGTTCCCCTCATCGAGGGGTACGGTCTGTCCGAGACCTCGCCCGTGGCCACCAGCAACCTGTGTGACGCCACCGAGTACTCCGGAACCATCGGCCTGCCCGTGCCGTCCACCGAGATCGCCATCCGCGATGATGACGGCAAGGATGTGCCGCTGGGCCAGCCCGGTGAAATCTGCATCCGGGGCCCGCAGGTGATGGCGGGCTACTGGAATCGTCCGGACGAGACCGCCAAGGTCATGATGCCCGATGGTTTCTTCAAGTCCGGGGACGTCGGCGTCATGGACGAGCGCGGCCACACCCGCATCGTGGATCGCAAGAAGGACATGGTCCTGGTCTCGGGCTTCAACGTCTATCCCAATGAAGTCGAGGGCGTGGTCGCCATGCACCCGGGCGTCCTGGAGGTCGCCGCCGTGGGCGTGCCCGACGCGCACTCTGGCGAGGCCGTGAAACTCTTCGTGGTGAAGAAAGATCCCTCCCTCACCGAGGCCCAGGTGCTCGAGTTCTGCCGTGGGCAGCTCACCGGCTACAAGCGGCCCAAGTCCGTCGAGTTCCGCGCGGAGCTGCCCAAGAGCAACGTGGGAAAAATCCTGCGCCGCGAGCTACGGGGTCCGCCCGCCGTCGGCTGA
- a CDS encoding RluA family pseudouridine synthase, translating into MNAEKTHTLTVEPTKAGQRVDLFVGEALGLSRAKLKRLFEEGAVRVNGRAVKKGLLVSAGQHILVEWEEETREAVPDTGFPLVVLHEDAALVVVDKPAGRPSHPLKPGETGTVANALIARYPECAQASEDAREGGLCHRLDIETSGVLLAARTREAWQRLRTAFSGREVDKHYVALVTGPLADEGEIEIPLRHHPRHPDRVEPALPGEEGAREAHSLFQVQARSGDFSLVEVRILTGVLHQVRAHLAGIGAPLVGDSLYGGREEPGLSRFFLHARALGFTHPETGQRLQVESPLPQELAEVLRHHGLSADGGRTP; encoded by the coding sequence GTGAACGCTGAAAAGACGCATACGCTCACCGTGGAGCCCACGAAGGCGGGCCAGCGGGTCGACCTCTTCGTGGGCGAGGCCTTGGGCCTGTCGCGCGCGAAGCTCAAGCGCCTGTTCGAGGAGGGCGCGGTGCGCGTCAATGGCCGCGCCGTGAAGAAAGGGCTGCTGGTCTCGGCCGGACAGCACATCCTCGTGGAGTGGGAGGAAGAGACCCGTGAGGCGGTGCCCGACACGGGCTTCCCCTTGGTGGTGCTGCACGAGGACGCGGCGCTGGTGGTGGTGGACAAGCCCGCGGGCCGCCCCTCCCACCCGCTGAAGCCCGGGGAGACGGGGACGGTGGCCAACGCGCTCATCGCCCGCTACCCCGAGTGCGCCCAGGCTTCGGAGGACGCCCGCGAAGGCGGGCTCTGCCACCGGCTGGACATCGAAACCTCCGGGGTGCTGCTCGCGGCGCGCACGCGCGAGGCGTGGCAGCGCTTGCGCACGGCCTTCAGCGGACGCGAGGTGGACAAGCACTACGTGGCCCTGGTCACCGGGCCGCTGGCGGACGAGGGGGAGATCGAAATCCCGCTGCGCCACCACCCCCGGCATCCCGACCGGGTGGAGCCCGCGCTCCCGGGCGAGGAAGGGGCTCGCGAGGCCCACTCCCTGTTCCAGGTCCAGGCGCGCTCGGGGGACTTCAGCCTCGTGGAGGTGCGCATCCTCACGGGCGTGCTGCATCAGGTGCGCGCGCACCTGGCCGGCATCGGCGCCCCCCTCGTGGGGGACTCCCTCTACGGCGGGCGCGAGGAGCCGGGCCTCTCCCGGTTCTTCCTGCATGCCCGGGCGTTGGGGTTCACCCACCCGGAGACAGGCCAGCGGCTCCAGGTGGAGAGCCCCTTGCCCCAGGAGCTCGCCGAGGTGCTCCGCCACCACGGCCTCTCAGCCGACGGCGGGCGGACCCCGTAG
- a CDS encoding serine/threonine-protein kinase, with protein MPPKLIGPYRVMDTLGSGGVGTVYRALDRRTNDTVALKLLSAAPALDARAARRLAREYETLAELAHPNVVKVFDVGVFQGYPYLVMELIEGLTLRHYLDLRGSDLHSPSGSFSLPRSRALPSDDDSDSWGDAEDSDDSESPFNLAAFSEEEPSEDMNLHGGAESVRALADAADEPDTEGSDDTRPSPALADPKVQLVERRIQEARTDELNRPERMGRLKDAMLQVCEALAYIHGHGLVHRDLKPSNIMVDEDRQVRLMDFGLAKFLADDAGLTGDGRFVGTFRYMSPEQILGEPLDARADLYSLGVILYELLSGRPPFDAKTPSQLWQQVLEVEPAPVLAINLKGDPQLARVAHRLLRKELDDRYQTAEEVYEALAE; from the coding sequence ATGCCTCCCAAGCTGATTGGTCCCTACCGAGTCATGGACACGCTTGGCAGCGGAGGGGTGGGGACCGTGTACCGGGCCCTGGACCGCCGCACCAACGATACCGTGGCCCTCAAGCTGCTGTCGGCGGCCCCCGCGCTGGATGCCCGGGCGGCCCGCCGGCTGGCGCGTGAGTACGAGACGCTCGCGGAGCTGGCCCACCCCAACGTCGTGAAGGTGTTCGACGTGGGCGTCTTTCAGGGCTATCCCTACCTCGTCATGGAACTCATCGAGGGGCTCACCCTCCGTCACTACCTGGACCTGCGAGGCAGTGACCTCCACTCCCCCTCGGGCTCGTTCTCCCTGCCGCGCTCGCGCGCCCTGCCCTCGGACGACGACTCCGATTCCTGGGGCGACGCCGAGGACTCGGACGACAGCGAATCGCCGTTCAACCTGGCGGCGTTCAGCGAAGAGGAGCCGAGCGAGGACATGAACCTCCACGGGGGCGCCGAATCGGTCCGGGCGCTGGCGGATGCCGCGGATGAGCCCGACACGGAGGGCTCGGACGACACCCGGCCTTCCCCCGCGCTTGCGGACCCCAAGGTCCAGCTCGTGGAGCGCCGCATCCAGGAAGCGCGCACGGACGAGCTCAACCGGCCCGAGCGCATGGGCCGGCTCAAGGACGCGATGCTCCAGGTCTGCGAGGCGCTGGCGTACATCCACGGCCATGGGTTGGTGCACCGCGACCTCAAGCCCTCCAACATCATGGTGGACGAGGACCGGCAGGTGCGGCTGATGGACTTCGGGCTCGCCAAGTTCCTGGCGGACGACGCGGGCCTCACGGGGGATGGACGCTTCGTGGGCACCTTCCGCTATATGTCCCCGGAGCAGATCCTCGGCGAGCCGCTGGATGCGCGGGCGGACCTCTACAGCCTGGGCGTCATCCTGTACGAACTGCTCAGCGGCCGCCCCCCTTTCGACGCGAAGACCCCCAGCCAGCTCTGGCAGCAGGTGCTCGAAGTGGAACCCGCCCCGGTTCTGGCCATCAACCTGAAGGGCGACCCCCAGCTGGCGCGCGTGGCCCACCGGCTCCTGCGCAAGGAGCTGGACGACCGTTATCAGACGGCCGAGGAAGTCTACGAGGCACTTGCCGAGTGA
- a CDS encoding isoprenyl transferase, protein MERPSVASVLEHQVKARPVPRHVGIIMDGNGRWAEVRGLPRLEGHREGSSSVREVTRTARRVGISALTLYAFSSQNWARPAEEVAGLMELLREFLESEYSEILDNGIRLNAIGEVDKMPRYVKEPLERLRRDSAHNQGMVLTLALSYGGREEILHAMQQVARAVANGELSPDRLGEKELEEHLWTQGLPPLDLVVRTSGEFRVSNFLLWQMAYAELCFADVLWPDFRSEAFLRCLAQYQQRERRFGLTSAQIQREDTQRAKA, encoded by the coding sequence ATGGAACGCCCCTCGGTCGCCAGCGTGCTCGAACACCAGGTCAAGGCCCGGCCCGTGCCCCGCCATGTGGGTATCATCATGGACGGCAATGGCCGGTGGGCGGAGGTTCGCGGCCTGCCCCGGTTGGAGGGGCACCGGGAGGGCTCCTCCAGCGTGCGGGAGGTGACGCGCACCGCGCGCCGGGTGGGCATCTCCGCGCTGACGCTCTACGCCTTCTCCTCCCAGAACTGGGCCCGCCCCGCCGAGGAGGTGGCGGGGCTCATGGAGCTGCTGCGCGAGTTCCTCGAGAGCGAGTACTCGGAGATCCTCGACAATGGCATTCGCCTCAACGCCATTGGCGAGGTGGACAAGATGCCGCGCTACGTGAAGGAGCCGCTGGAGCGGCTGCGCAGGGACTCGGCCCACAATCAGGGCATGGTCCTCACGCTGGCGCTCTCCTACGGAGGCCGGGAGGAGATCCTCCACGCCATGCAGCAGGTGGCCCGGGCGGTGGCCAACGGCGAGCTGTCCCCGGATCGGCTGGGGGAGAAGGAGCTGGAGGAGCACCTGTGGACCCAGGGGCTGCCGCCGCTGGATCTGGTGGTGCGCACCAGCGGCGAGTTCCGCGTCTCCAACTTCCTGCTTTGGCAGATGGCGTACGCGGAGCTGTGCTTCGCGGACGTGCTGTGGCCGGACTTCCGCTCCGAAGCGTTCTTGCGCTGCCTGGCCCAGTACCAGCAGCGCGAGCGGCGCTTCGGACTGACGTCCGCGCAGATTCAACGTGAGGACACCCAGCGGGCCAAGGCGTGA
- a CDS encoding phosphatidate cytidylyltransferase, giving the protein MNEKNKNLLIRIVSAVVLLPCVLFLLWKGGVYSAILLGLAAAACASEYYTITLKELSPAAWVGIVLAGVVPFLPLRGAENAGQFAYWVTAGFFFFAWTYHLIRGPLPEAPTRSAHLITGFLYAAVGLMALSALRMRPDGMAWVICALVITWANDTVAYFAGRFLGRHKLYVEVSPNKTWEGFFGGLVGSVGGMFIARAGFFPEFTVADCVVTGIAGGILGPLGDLCESMLKRAYGVKDSGKLIPGHGGILDRIDALLFNAPLVFIYVQFIRHML; this is encoded by the coding sequence GTGAACGAGAAGAACAAGAACCTCCTCATCCGGATCGTTTCCGCGGTGGTGTTGCTGCCCTGCGTTCTCTTCCTGTTGTGGAAGGGGGGCGTCTACAGCGCGATCCTGCTGGGACTGGCAGCCGCCGCCTGCGCCAGCGAGTACTACACCATCACCCTCAAGGAACTGTCGCCCGCTGCCTGGGTGGGCATCGTGCTGGCGGGCGTCGTGCCGTTCCTGCCCCTGCGAGGGGCGGAGAACGCGGGCCAGTTCGCCTATTGGGTGACGGCGGGCTTCTTCTTCTTCGCCTGGACATACCACCTCATCCGGGGACCGCTGCCCGAGGCGCCCACGCGCTCGGCCCACCTCATCACCGGCTTTCTCTATGCGGCGGTGGGGCTCATGGCCCTGTCGGCGCTCCGGATGCGTCCGGATGGCATGGCCTGGGTCATCTGTGCGCTGGTTATCACCTGGGCCAATGACACGGTCGCCTACTTCGCGGGTCGCTTCTTGGGCCGCCACAAGTTGTACGTGGAAGTAAGCCCCAACAAGACGTGGGAGGGCTTCTTCGGTGGGCTGGTGGGCTCGGTGGGCGGCATGTTCATCGCCCGGGCGGGGTTCTTCCCGGAGTTCACGGTGGCGGACTGTGTGGTCACGGGGATCGCCGGCGGCATTCTGGGCCCCCTGGGCGATTTGTGCGAGTCCATGCTCAAGCGGGCCTATGGGGTGAAGGACTCGGGCAAGCTCATCCCGGGGCACGGGGGCATCCTGGATCGCATCGACGCGCTTCTGTTCAACGCGCCCCTGGTGTTCATCTATGTGCAGTTCATCCGCCACATGCTCTGA
- the rseP gene encoding RIP metalloprotease RseP, whose protein sequence is MFQNIGLFALLLGVLVTVHELGHFLVAKACGVKVLKFSFGFGPKLLGFVKGETEYQIALLPLGGYVKMAGDIPGEELAPEEAHRGFLAQPPWKRMLIVLAGPVFNLVFPILIYFFVFWGAHEVTSTRVGNVLPESPAAVAGLRPGDRVLAVEGDKVRTYQEMADAFVGRFERPIPLTIEREGKQQIVEVTPLKKVESSPIETIERGVMGVESSSRVPILGVPPDSVAARAGLRTFDRVLAINGTLVPDQAALYDALAKHSGVLELTVQRSRPVEAGAVVAHVPEVMTFQLEKQPGEGLAALGAESSEFYVSSVLPGSPAAKAGIQWGDRLVSLNGEPIRSFSMFQVQISGLGEKPFGLTWRSAEGMRTEQIARAPVQVKEEFGQVSTGPVLGVQSWDFSAPAERIQLNLEWHEALTQSARIVPTIIKQTVKAIAGLFDNSVPLSSIGGPIMMYQMAAKSSELGWDYFLQLMAAISINLGVVNLLPIPILDGFHLVAAGWESVRRRPIPVRVREVANVVGLAMLVALMLVAFFNDITR, encoded by the coding sequence ATGTTTCAGAACATCGGGCTCTTCGCGCTGCTCCTCGGTGTGCTCGTCACCGTGCATGAGCTGGGTCACTTCCTCGTGGCGAAGGCCTGCGGGGTGAAGGTGCTCAAGTTCTCCTTCGGTTTCGGGCCCAAGCTGTTGGGGTTCGTCAAGGGAGAGACGGAGTACCAGATCGCGCTGTTGCCCCTGGGCGGCTACGTGAAGATGGCCGGCGACATTCCGGGCGAGGAACTGGCCCCCGAGGAGGCCCACCGGGGCTTTCTGGCTCAGCCACCGTGGAAGCGCATGCTCATCGTGCTGGCCGGCCCGGTGTTCAACCTGGTCTTCCCCATCCTCATCTACTTCTTCGTCTTCTGGGGGGCCCACGAAGTTACCTCCACGCGGGTGGGCAACGTGCTGCCCGAGTCGCCCGCGGCCGTGGCGGGGCTGCGCCCCGGAGACCGGGTGCTCGCGGTGGAGGGGGACAAGGTCCGCACGTACCAGGAGATGGCGGATGCCTTCGTGGGCCGTTTCGAGCGGCCCATTCCCCTGACCATCGAGCGGGAGGGCAAGCAGCAGATCGTCGAGGTGACGCCGCTCAAGAAGGTGGAGTCCTCGCCCATCGAGACCATCGAGCGGGGCGTCATGGGGGTGGAGTCGAGTTCCCGGGTGCCCATCCTGGGCGTCCCTCCGGATTCGGTGGCGGCGCGGGCAGGGCTGCGCACGTTTGATCGGGTTCTGGCCATCAACGGCACGCTCGTGCCGGACCAGGCGGCCCTCTACGACGCCTTGGCGAAGCACTCCGGCGTCTTGGAGCTGACGGTGCAGCGCTCGCGGCCCGTGGAGGCCGGTGCGGTGGTGGCCCATGTGCCCGAGGTGATGACGTTCCAGCTGGAGAAGCAGCCAGGCGAGGGGTTGGCGGCGCTGGGGGCGGAATCGTCGGAGTTCTATGTGTCCTCCGTGCTGCCCGGGAGCCCCGCGGCCAAGGCGGGCATCCAGTGGGGAGACCGGCTGGTCAGCCTCAACGGCGAGCCCATCCGGTCCTTCAGCATGTTCCAGGTGCAGATCAGCGGGCTGGGAGAGAAGCCTTTCGGGCTGACGTGGCGGAGCGCGGAGGGCATGCGCACCGAGCAGATTGCCCGGGCCCCTGTTCAGGTGAAGGAAGAGTTTGGCCAGGTCAGCACCGGCCCCGTGCTCGGCGTGCAGTCCTGGGACTTCTCCGCCCCGGCGGAGCGGATCCAGCTGAACCTGGAGTGGCACGAGGCCCTCACGCAGTCGGCGCGCATCGTGCCGACCATCATCAAGCAAACGGTGAAGGCCATCGCCGGGCTCTTCGACAACTCGGTCCCGCTCAGCTCCATCGGTGGACCGATCATGATGTACCAGATGGCGGCCAAGAGCTCCGAGCTGGGCTGGGACTACTTCCTCCAGCTCATGGCGGCCATCTCCATCAACCTCGGCGTGGTGAACCTGTTGCCCATCCCCATCCTGGACGGCTTCCACCTGGTGGCCGCGGGCTGGGAGAGTGTCCGCCGGCGCCCCATTCCGGTGCGCGTGCGCGAAGTGGCCAACGTGGTGGGGTTGGCGATGCTCGTCGCCTTGATGTTGGTGGCCTTCTTCAACGACATCACCCGGTAA
- a CDS encoding septal ring lytic transglycosylase RlpA family protein, translating into MGRGLLLLGLALGLMTGCASRSARTTPEPRDAPSGKDSGTYLGEGLASFYGPGLHGRKTASGERFDQEALTAAHRTARFGTCMRVVNMENGRSVKVRVNDRGPFKQGRIIDVSQGAARKLGMLEKGLARVRLYRCADAAVSVFSMPLEPLPG; encoded by the coding sequence ATGGGGCGGGGCCTGCTTCTCCTGGGACTGGCGCTGGGGCTGATGACGGGGTGTGCCTCGCGCTCCGCCCGGACCACGCCCGAGCCCCGGGATGCGCCCTCCGGCAAGGATTCGGGCACGTACCTGGGGGAGGGGTTGGCCTCGTTCTACGGCCCTGGGCTGCATGGCCGGAAGACGGCGAGCGGGGAGCGCTTCGATCAAGAGGCCCTGACCGCGGCGCACCGGACGGCGCGCTTCGGCACCTGCATGCGGGTGGTGAACATGGAGAATGGGCGCTCGGTGAAGGTGCGTGTCAACGACCGCGGCCCCTTCAAGCAGGGGCGCATCATCGATGTGTCCCAGGGGGCTGCCCGCAAGCTGGGCATGCTGGAGAAAGGCCTGGCGCGGGTGCGGCTGTACCGCTGCGCCGATGCGGCCGTGTCCGTCTTTTCCATGCCGCTCGAGCCGCTCCCAGGGTAG
- the tsaB gene encoding tRNA (adenosine(37)-N6)-threonylcarbamoyltransferase complex dimerization subunit type 1 TsaB yields the protein MFLSLETSTLTLSLALVERVDEDVRVLEHVVAGPPLKQSEALPGLIGELLARHGVTLAALEGLAVGLGPGSFTGLRIGLASVKALAYAAHLKVAGASSLAAVALEGPEGPPLFCLAVARKDDLYLGAYRRKGRQVEALEPETAMSPEEVAARMAAEPEALALGPALVDYRAALEAAGVAPARLLAGPAFPSAVELARLIRFPAEQPLEALFALEPHYVRASEPERNPKFPPLPGPAPSARLKED from the coding sequence GTGTTCCTCTCTCTGGAGACCTCCACGCTGACGTTGTCCCTCGCGCTCGTGGAGCGGGTGGACGAGGACGTGCGCGTGCTCGAGCACGTGGTGGCGGGGCCTCCCTTGAAGCAGAGCGAGGCGCTGCCCGGGCTGATTGGCGAGCTGCTGGCGCGGCACGGGGTGACGCTGGCGGCGCTGGAGGGGCTGGCCGTGGGGCTCGGGCCCGGCTCCTTCACGGGCCTGCGCATTGGGCTGGCCTCGGTCAAGGCGCTGGCCTATGCGGCGCACCTCAAGGTGGCCGGGGCCTCCTCCCTGGCGGCCGTGGCGCTGGAGGGCCCCGAGGGGCCGCCGCTGTTCTGCCTCGCGGTGGCGCGCAAGGATGACCTGTACCTCGGCGCCTACCGGCGAAAAGGGCGGCAGGTGGAGGCGCTGGAGCCGGAGACGGCCATGTCGCCCGAGGAGGTGGCCGCGCGGATGGCCGCCGAGCCCGAGGCGCTCGCGCTGGGCCCGGCGCTCGTCGATTACCGGGCCGCGCTGGAGGCCGCGGGGGTGGCGCCCGCGAGGCTCCTGGCCGGGCCCGCGTTTCCCTCCGCGGTGGAGCTGGCGCGGCTCATTCGCTTCCCCGCGGAGCAACCGCTGGAGGCCCTCTTCGCCCTGGAGCCGCACTATGTCCGCGCCTCCGAGCCCGAGCGCAACCCGAAGTTCCCTCCGCTGCCAGGCCCCGCGCCCAGCGCCCGGCTCAAGGAGGATTGA